Genomic segment of Thunnus thynnus chromosome 21, fThuThy2.1, whole genome shotgun sequence:
AGGCGATTCAGCAGCTAGGCTAGGCTAATGTTACTTCACAATACAGCTTACCTTTCCGTCAGTATTCAAGTTAAATCATGAGACAACCTCGGGTAACTTCAGCTACAATAGACGCTAAAAACAACGTAGTGAGAAACGGCTTCGTCCCGGTGCCACTTTAAAAACAACCGTTACAAAATACTGTCACTAACGTTAGGCCTGCGCCGCTTTCTTACTATGCTCCGTTTAGCTAGCAGCTGTGCACACTGTTTGGGTTTTTGTGGCACATCAATGGGGTGCACCTGTTTTGTGACTGAGGACGTGCCAGTTTTCCCATCTAAAGGATCCTACAGTTTTCTAACGGGACACAGCCCCGCCGGGAAATACAGGGATATGTAACGAACATCTATAGGAATTCTAGAAGATGATTGGGTAATATTATTTGATCGACTGACATAATATCCAATCACAATACAGTATAATTTTATGTGTGGATTCCAATTGGTGAAACTGTCTGCCACTCAATATGATTGACCTATGGTGACGTGCAATAGCCACAACCTACATATGTAATCTCATATTCCATGactcttcctccctcctgcaGTTTGACAAGGTGGAAAAATTTAGGAAGTTATCAGCCAGCGTTAGCCTCGGTAAGTTGTTTTCAAAGTCACTTTCACAACTGAGCGGCTGTATGTAACGTTAATATAACCTTTGAGGGTTTCTGTGGCACGTCAGGGGGCAACCAAAATTGTGCGCGTCTTCGCCAAAATCCGAAAAAttgtctcagtgtttgtgaaagTTTGCTGGGATGAGTTTAGCCCGCTATCGTTGTTAGCAACAGTTAGCCCATGTTGCCCGCTAAAGTTACGATTCACCggctaatttaatttaattcagaGGAAGGCGACGACTCCTTTTTCCACGCTTTTTGGTGTTCTTTATAAAGATTTTAATCAAGTAAAAAGCAGTTAAGATTACCTTTGCTGTTTAAGCAGGTAGGTCACtcataaaatcacaaaacaacacagatggtAACTTAAGTTAATGGCAACGTTAACTTACTGTTAGGAATACTAATAATATCTAGCTTCATCTTtgactgtgtttatttttgtttttctactttAGAGCTAATCTCGCTTGTAACTACGCAGTATCAAAACGAAACTGCATCCTaatctgtgtatttttctgCTGTGAATTCAGTGACATTGCTCacataaaatactttatttcctaaaatgtcttgaAATTTAAGATCATAGTAATGTTTCTTTATGCTATTGCTGCTTTGACAGTTGTCACTGGAAAaacagatgatgaaaaaaagcTTAATTCCTTAAACCAGggatttgttttgttctatatgttgtttatttcttttaattgtgtaattgttaatagtttttaatGAATTGTTTAGGATTGTGTATGAGGTCAGATGTAATTCTTCCCATTAGTGAGTGagttaaagtttatttttaataccaatttttctttaaaaattactCATAAGTGAATATTTATCTACTTGTGTTTGTGAACAACAaattttaaaattgtgaaatCAAAACAGTGTTGGAATTTACACATTAAAATTCAATTTGTGGTTAGTTTATTAGAGTTAATTTCAACACTGGTTTTAACGCCTCTCCTTGTGTGGAGGCAGGATTACATGTTATATTCATTTGGATTTAGACAAGccctgtgtttattttgttatctacagtagatttgtgaAAGCTTATGTAAAAGGTTTGATGCAAACAATataagtcaaaagttcaactTTCATCAGTGCCAAACATTTTTGCTAGAGTGCCAGATTTGGCCCACGGGCCGTTATTTGCCTCCCGCTGCCTTAAGCTATTAAATATCGGCATCAATAATAGCTTTGGACGGATAACTGTATTgctttttaaagttgatatCATCCAAAAGCACTAAAGGTTTTTGGAAATTGTATCTGGTGTTCAGGAGCATCTTTAGCTCAGCACATCACTCTGGAGTCACCTCAAGTACTTGCTATAATTATATATGTAAATAGCTACTCATatggttttatgttgtttgtttaaaggtGACACAAACTGAATTCTTCAGTCTTGTCTTGTGTTTCCAATAGATTGCTATTTGGTGATGGTGCCCTCAGTATTTGGACGTGTATCCATCTGCTCATGTGACGGACCTCAACAGAAATGAGTAAAGACAATGCACGGATCGAAATGGACCTGGTATGTAGCAGCCTGTGCTGATATCTGATCTCATTAGATATCTGATAGAGTTTGATGAACAACTACATTTCAAAAACTTGATTTTGAAGCCTTAGATACACACTGTGAGCAAAACATGgaaacagggctgcaactaacagttattttcattatccataaatctgttgattattttcttgattactTGATTAACCGTTTAGActgaaatgttagaaaatagtgaaacacaCATGGCacatggtgatgtcttcaaattgcttgttttgtctggctaattgtttaaaatgttaagatattcaattaacttaATTAAGGAAAAGCTGTAAATCTTCACTTTTAAGAAGCTggaccatcaaatatttggcattctTTCTCAAAGAATAACAgaaattattatcaaaatagttgccgattaatttctGACAATCAACCAATAGTTGGAGCTTTACACAGAaactttgtcttctttttttttttttttactaatgtGTGATGTGAATTTTCAGCATGTGCGTTACatgagtttttgttttgcaggCTTTTGGATCAGCCAAGCCCTATGGGTCCTCCAGAAGTATTGTGAGGAGAATAGCTACTAGTCTTCCACTGAAACCCTGCCCCAGGGTTCATTTTCAGGTGAGGGATGGCCTCCAGGTTCATTATTTAATAGTGTAGTGTCATGTGACAGGCAGGCCAGTCTGACTTTGACAATGTTTTTTAAGATAATGGCATGCAGTCTTTTTTATGAtgtgtatttcttttaattgGTTACATACAATTTAGCTCAGTatcctcctctgtctttcttcctgtttctctttaCTGTTGAACTCTGATATGTGACAATAAATCATGTACACTCTTCAACCTTTGTTTACCTCTGCTTGTCTGACTGTTTTCATTTATGAACCATAAACAGAGTGGATGAAGTCATCAAAACAGCGATAGTTCCTTATTATCAGAGCACTGACATTGTGTTCAGATTAGGAACaaatcaaagtaaaatatttcagctCTGTGGCATGTTGTTTTAAAGACTGAATTGCTTTTCTTtacctttctgtctctttcaacACTaccttctcttttcttcttttcttctgtctccAGCTACCCTCCCTCGCTATAAGGAATGCAGTATGTCTGCTTTAGGTCAGTTTGTTCAGCGACCTGCGACAACCTTGTGCTGATTAAAGATCTACTGAGCTACTTGAACCTTTCATTAACAACTTGCCCGtcaccacctcctccttctcaaCCGCCCTCATTTTTACTTGATTATTTCCCTTCATTAGTTGTTGAAGTGCAGTGTTGTGATGTGTGCTGGTGTGTGGTTTTCCCTggcatgctttttttttttttttaaaggttttttaatCTTAAACAAGGCTGGTCTCCCTCTCTGACAGCTTTATCCATACTCTGAGGACGCTGGTGTCCTGATTGGTGCCAGGAAGCAGAACGGTCTCGTTGCCACTCTTGCTGATGTCGCCTGGATCGACcaggaagaggatgatgatgatgatgatgaagactaCCTTGGGAGACCTAGGTGAGTGTGACATAGAGATCTTTTGTATCTTTTGGAGAATTGAAgttgcatgtttaaaaatggaCTTGTTCTTGTGTAGGGATGTGCGATATGACCAAAATGTCACATCACGATAATGATACTTATCATGATATCTGTAAactcaatgaataaatagtttgtGGTTTAAATAGTTTCTAgcgtgaccataaatgacaggaAAACGCAGTAAAGActttcacactgagctgaactAACAAGTGCACACAAATTAggtaaaaatcacaaaaattaaCATCGTCTCGACTGCTTtctgctgtcatttatggtcttTTCTTGTGTGTTCCTGTGATTTTTGTCACtcatctgtaataataataataatgataataattgtcTCTTTTTGAAACAGGTCAGGGCTCCCATCAGGGCTCATGTTTCGAGCCCGCCAGCCTCACCCTCAGGCAAAACCCTTAACCCGCCGGAGGTCACTACCGAGCCTGCATCAGGGGGCTCCTGACCCGCAGGGGCCGACGATCGCCAATGATGAGGCCATTCAGAAGATCAGCGCACTGGAGACTGAACTTGCTAAACTCAGAGCTCAGATAGCACAAATCGTACTGGCGCAAGAAAAGAGCACACAGCCAGGTATTTCCTAACAAAAGCTTCCTAAACAGGCTTATCTTGCTCAAACTGAATGCTTTTTACAgcactgtaataataataataataatagaatacgtccactagatggcagcagaaTGTCACACAGCTCTAAGGTTCTTCTTTCCTTTGTTTCACCTCAGCTGCTACCACAGgggcccctcctcctccccctccacccgGTGGCACCCTgcctccccctcccccaccccctcctcccccaccacctccaccaccacccccagGTCTCCATCGGACATTTTCAGCCATTGACTTGATAAAGGAGCGCAGAGGGAAGAAGACAGACAGCCAGACGGTTTTGGACTCAAGGCCGGCAGAAATCCCCAGCATGCTCGATGTTCTGAAAGACATGGGGAAAGTCAAGTTGCGATCTGTCAAAAGGTAGGCCTCTCTTTGGATTAATGTATATTCAGATACATAATGAAATGATCAAACATGACCACCGAGGTTTTACTGTGATGAGGTGTAGCGTTGAAGTTCATCAAAACTATAAATTAAACTATTTACCTCCTTTAACGTCCTTAAATGCTCTTGTTGTCTGTACGTTTTCATAGTCGTCCAGTAGATGGTGAGGCCAAACCGAAGGCCAGTAATCCCGCAGACGCTGCGATGCTCATCGCTGAGGCCCTGAAACGCAAGTTTGCCCATCGTTATCGACATGACAGCGGACAAGAAGACAAGGACGATTTCAAAGACCCAGAAGTCCCAGAAGTGAAACCTAAAACCGAAACCCCTTTGGTGAGAGATGTTTCTGTATTCATTAGCTGAATGTGGGCACTTCTTTCTGATTTACAGCTACAAAAGTTAATATCTAAAAGAAGCCACAAttacaaagttacaaaaatatGTTGATGCTTTGATTTTCATCTTAGGTAGACTGTATTTGTAGatattcatttgaaaaacacgATTTAAAGGTGGAATTTCATGtggcattttcatgtttttttttgtcatctttggAATCAAGTGAATGTAATGTTACTGATGTGTGTCGTGTATTTGAttctgtcttttgtgtttttcacagtttgggCAGCACATGTTGAAATCGACTGGAAGGAGGAAGTTGATCTAAACAGGAGACTGGCTCACTGATGAATCGGAGGTTCAGAACTCAAGGTCCTGTGGACACTTTAAAGTGCCTTATCCGGCTT
This window contains:
- the mtfr1 gene encoding mitochondrial fission regulator 1; this encodes MSKDNARIEMDLAFGSAKPYGSSRSIVRRIATSLPLKPCPRVHFQLYPYSEDAGVLIGARKQNGLVATLADVAWIDQEEDDDDDDEDYLGRPRSGLPSGLMFRARQPHPQAKPLTRRRSLPSLHQGAPDPQGPTIANDEAIQKISALETELAKLRAQIAQIVLAQEKSTQPAATTGAPPPPPPPGGTLPPPPPPPPPPPPPPPPPGLHRTFSAIDLIKERRGKKTDSQTVLDSRPAEIPSMLDVLKDMGKVKLRSVKSRPVDGEAKPKASNPADAAMLIAEALKRKFAHRYRHDSGQEDKDDFKDPEVPEVKPKTETPLFGQHMLKSTGRRKLI